Proteins encoded in a region of the Streptomyces liliiviolaceus genome:
- a CDS encoding AMP-binding protein, which yields MTYTWHPSRDYLEHSNVARLMRTLGASTADELRARSVADIGGFWGAVAEDLGIEFRTPWTDVVDLGRGIEYPDWFTGGHLNIVDAALTRWARETPGNTAVAHEREDGTVRTLTFAELDDRVARARAGLRARGIGKGDAVALYLPMTPEAVIAMYAVASIGATAVPLFSGFAATAIASRLQDARAKAVVTADGTVRRGRSVGMLPQLEEALTSCPDVELVVVVDNLHPSPRPGEAAGQAGRTVSWQRLLDTDTDPDPEAEDTDASDVLLLAYTSGTTGRPKGAVHTHAGFLLKTASEVAYGFDITPGRTFCWITDMGWIMGPLSIFGTHANGGTLLLYEGSPDVPGTDRLWQLVERHRVSMLGVSPTLIRTLKAAAPQPPAQDLSSVRVLGSTGEPWDPESYEWLARDVFGSRVPVINFSGGTEVGGSFLCPYPVEDIRSCSLGGPALGMDVDVVDDDARPVRGGVGELVCRQPWPAMTRGIWNDDARYREAYWSTFPGLWRHGDHALVDEDGGWFILGRSDDVMNVAGKRVAPAEIESVLAVDPAVAESAVVGIPDATKGEAVWAFYVPRAGDETEDGDESEVSARLRRRVAEELGKPFAPSRVIRVGQLPKTRSAKILRRAVRAAVLDADPGDLSGAENPEAVDEIRAQVKALG from the coding sequence GTGACCTACACCTGGCATCCGTCGCGCGACTACCTGGAACACTCCAACGTCGCCCGGCTCATGCGTACGCTCGGCGCGTCCACCGCGGACGAACTGCGCGCCCGGTCGGTGGCCGACATCGGCGGCTTCTGGGGCGCCGTGGCCGAGGACCTCGGCATCGAGTTCCGTACGCCCTGGACGGACGTGGTCGACCTCGGCCGCGGGATCGAGTACCCGGACTGGTTCACCGGCGGGCACCTCAACATCGTCGACGCGGCACTGACCCGCTGGGCCCGCGAGACGCCCGGCAACACCGCCGTCGCGCACGAGAGGGAGGACGGCACGGTACGCACGCTGACCTTCGCCGAACTGGACGACCGGGTGGCGCGGGCCCGCGCGGGGCTGCGCGCCCGGGGCATCGGCAAGGGCGACGCGGTCGCCCTCTACCTGCCCATGACGCCCGAAGCCGTGATCGCGATGTACGCGGTGGCGAGCATCGGGGCGACGGCGGTGCCCCTGTTCTCGGGATTCGCCGCCACCGCGATCGCCTCACGCCTCCAGGACGCACGGGCGAAGGCGGTCGTCACCGCCGACGGCACGGTCCGCCGCGGCAGGAGCGTCGGCATGCTCCCGCAGCTGGAGGAAGCACTGACGTCGTGCCCGGACGTGGAACTCGTCGTGGTCGTGGACAACCTGCACCCCTCACCCCGTCCGGGTGAGGCGGCCGGGCAGGCGGGCCGGACGGTCTCCTGGCAGCGCCTCCTCGACACCGACACCGACCCCGATCCGGAGGCGGAGGACACCGACGCCTCGGACGTACTCCTGCTCGCCTACACCTCCGGCACCACCGGCAGGCCGAAGGGAGCCGTGCACACCCACGCCGGGTTCCTGCTGAAGACGGCGAGCGAGGTGGCGTACGGATTCGACATCACACCCGGCCGGACCTTCTGCTGGATCACCGACATGGGCTGGATCATGGGCCCGCTCTCGATCTTCGGCACCCACGCCAACGGCGGCACACTGCTGCTGTACGAGGGCTCGCCCGACGTCCCCGGCACCGACCGGCTCTGGCAACTGGTCGAGCGGCACCGGGTGTCCATGCTCGGCGTGTCCCCGACACTGATCCGCACCCTCAAGGCGGCCGCACCGCAGCCGCCCGCCCAGGACCTGTCCTCGGTACGGGTCCTCGGCTCGACGGGCGAGCCGTGGGACCCGGAGTCCTACGAGTGGCTGGCCCGCGACGTCTTCGGCAGCCGGGTGCCCGTCATCAACTTCTCCGGCGGCACCGAGGTGGGCGGCTCGTTCCTGTGCCCCTATCCGGTGGAGGACATCCGCAGCTGCTCACTGGGCGGCCCGGCGCTCGGCATGGACGTCGACGTCGTGGACGACGACGCCCGCCCCGTGCGGGGCGGTGTCGGCGAACTGGTGTGCCGTCAGCCGTGGCCCGCGATGACACGGGGAATCTGGAACGACGACGCGCGCTACCGCGAGGCGTACTGGTCCACGTTCCCCGGCCTGTGGCGGCACGGCGATCACGCCCTGGTCGACGAGGACGGCGGCTGGTTCATCCTGGGCCGCTCCGACGACGTGATGAACGTGGCGGGCAAGCGCGTCGCGCCGGCCGAGATCGAGTCGGTGCTGGCCGTCGATCCCGCGGTCGCCGAATCGGCGGTCGTCGGCATCCCGGACGCCACCAAGGGCGAGGCGGTGTGGGCCTTCTACGTCCCGCGGGCAGGGGACGAGACCGAGGACGGGGACGAGTCGGAGGTGTCGGCGCGGCTGCGCCGACGGGTCGCCGAGGAGCTCGGCAAGCCGTTCGCGCCCTCCCGGGTGATCCGGGTCGGACAACTGCCGAAGACGCGGTCGGCCAAGATCCTGCGCCGCGCGGTCCGGGCGGCGGTGCTCGACGCGGACCCCGGCGACCTCTCCGGCGCGGAGAACCCGGAGGCGGTCGACGAGATCCGCGCACAGGTCAAGGCCCTCGGGTGA
- a CDS encoding TetR/AcrR family transcriptional regulator, which produces MSRDRAILDAAAAAFYEKGFHGVGVDELGARAGLSGPSLYRHFSGKDEILATLLNEAMDELISATVPVHGDPARDLRRALEHHIDFAARHRHLVNIYQREVRSLVDPWKRSFNRRRGQYTARWEALFAQRFPDLGDADIASMTQACLGMVFSLSYWPARALDGVDINSLLFELLSRGFESFEPS; this is translated from the coding sequence ATGAGCAGGGACCGGGCCATCCTCGACGCCGCCGCCGCGGCCTTCTACGAGAAGGGCTTCCACGGAGTCGGGGTCGATGAACTGGGCGCCCGCGCGGGCCTCAGCGGACCCTCCCTGTACCGCCACTTCTCGGGCAAGGACGAAATCCTCGCCACCCTCCTCAACGAGGCCATGGACGAGCTGATCAGCGCCACCGTACCCGTGCACGGCGATCCGGCCCGGGATCTGCGGCGCGCGCTGGAGCACCACATCGACTTCGCCGCGCGGCACCGGCACCTGGTCAACATCTACCAGCGCGAGGTGCGCTCACTCGTCGATCCGTGGAAACGATCGTTCAACCGCCGCAGGGGCCAGTACACGGCCCGTTGGGAGGCCCTGTTCGCACAGCGGTTCCCGGACCTGGGTGACGCGGACATCGCCTCGATGACACAGGCCTGTCTCGGCATGGTCTTCTCCCTGTCCTACTGGCCGGCGCGGGCCCTCGACGGCGTCGACATCAACTCGCTGCTGTTCGAGCTGCTGTCCCGCGGATTCGAGTCCTTCGAACCGTCCTGA
- a CDS encoding AMP-binding protein: MSMATVRERFTEEQIQSYYANGSWCEYTFFDALERQVRERPDKVFVTDSTTSYTFRELRDAALRLAVGLVRRGIAPGDRVTVQVPNWTEFVVISLAISRVGALIVPIMPIYRRDEVGHIVGSAGPRVAFTTGRYRGFDHDGMFLDMAADSPTLDTVIVVRGEESTGGSLRYEDVLAEVTPEEAEAELPAAPGPDEPWVIVFSSGTTSRPKGCAHTFNTMATGARLLGKGWHYTDEDVQFGPSPITHTTGLVTSVILPLIHGASSHIMEKWEPREGLARIAKFRCTAAVTATTFLQMLLNAYDPDVHDASSMRFWTCAGAPIPGTFVQRAVATLPDMRVLSLYGRTENITTTMCTLDDDPARSVTSDGRALPFQEVRVVDGQGEEVPRGTEGDIAYRGAMNALGYINQPEETASMFTADGFSRSGDLGVMDDDGYVRVTGRLKDIVIRGGLNISVRQVEDLLSAHPAVGEVAVVGMPDEKMGEKVCCYLVPASGAEPLTLEEIRDYLLGEGLAIQKVPERLEIIAALPSTATGKIQKHVLRSDIADKLKAGR, from the coding sequence ATGTCAATGGCGACGGTGCGCGAGCGGTTCACCGAGGAGCAGATCCAGAGCTACTACGCCAACGGTTCCTGGTGCGAATACACCTTCTTCGACGCGCTCGAACGCCAGGTGCGGGAGCGGCCCGACAAGGTGTTCGTGACGGACTCCACGACCTCGTACACCTTCCGGGAACTGCGGGACGCGGCACTGCGCCTCGCGGTCGGACTGGTGCGCCGGGGGATCGCGCCGGGCGACCGGGTGACCGTCCAGGTGCCGAACTGGACCGAGTTCGTGGTCATCTCCCTGGCGATCTCCCGGGTGGGGGCGCTCATCGTGCCGATCATGCCGATATACCGGCGTGACGAGGTCGGCCACATCGTGGGAAGCGCTGGCCCCAGGGTGGCCTTCACCACCGGCCGCTACCGCGGGTTCGACCACGACGGCATGTTCCTGGACATGGCCGCGGACAGCCCGACGCTCGACACGGTGATCGTGGTGCGCGGCGAGGAGTCGACCGGGGGAAGCCTCCGGTACGAGGACGTACTGGCCGAGGTCACGCCCGAGGAGGCCGAGGCCGAACTGCCCGCGGCCCCCGGACCCGACGAGCCGTGGGTCATCGTCTTCAGCTCCGGTACGACGTCCCGGCCGAAGGGGTGCGCGCACACCTTCAACACCATGGCCACCGGCGCGCGACTGCTGGGCAAGGGCTGGCACTACACCGACGAGGACGTGCAGTTCGGGCCCTCCCCGATCACGCACACCACCGGTCTGGTCACCAGTGTCATCCTGCCGCTCATCCACGGCGCCTCCTCGCACATCATGGAGAAGTGGGAGCCGCGCGAGGGCCTGGCGCGGATCGCGAAGTTCCGCTGTACCGCCGCCGTCACCGCCACCACGTTCCTGCAGATGCTGCTCAACGCCTACGACCCGGACGTCCACGACGCGAGCAGCATGCGGTTCTGGACCTGCGCCGGTGCGCCGATCCCCGGCACGTTCGTGCAGCGGGCGGTCGCCACGCTGCCGGACATGCGGGTGCTCAGCCTCTACGGCCGCACCGAGAACATCACGACCACGATGTGCACGCTCGACGACGATCCGGCGCGGTCGGTCACCTCCGACGGCAGGGCGCTGCCGTTCCAGGAGGTGCGCGTCGTGGACGGGCAGGGCGAGGAGGTGCCGCGCGGCACCGAGGGCGACATCGCCTACCGGGGCGCGATGAACGCGCTGGGGTACATCAACCAGCCCGAGGAGACCGCGAGCATGTTCACCGCCGACGGGTTCTCCCGTTCCGGCGACCTCGGGGTGATGGACGACGACGGCTACGTACGGGTGACGGGGCGGCTCAAGGACATCGTGATCCGTGGGGGCCTCAACATCAGCGTCCGGCAGGTCGAGGACCTGCTCTCCGCGCACCCGGCCGTCGGCGAGGTGGCCGTCGTCGGTATGCCCGACGAGAAGATGGGCGAGAAGGTCTGCTGCTACCTGGTGCCCGCCTCCGGCGCCGAGCCGCTGACCCTGGAGGAGATCAGGGACTACCTCCTCGGCGAGGGACTCGCGATCCAGAAGGTCCCCGAGCGGCTGGAGATCATCGCCGCGCTGCCCTCCACGGCCACCGGCAAGATCCAGAAACATGTGCTGCGGAGCGACATCGCCGACAAGCTGAAGGCCGGGCGTTGA
- a CDS encoding FAS1-like dehydratase domain-containing protein, translated as MNALIDTVVDRVVFDVERGKILEFVRATFTDDPVHTDPGLAAENGFSGAPATATHVVVAGHHRDQRTFVERLGLELSRVVVGSVDWTYRRPLVAGDTLRGTRRVVGDETREGRRGGTMRLITLETEFVDGRGELAVTQREVLIERGRP; from the coding sequence ATGAATGCATTGATCGACACCGTGGTCGACAGGGTGGTCTTCGACGTCGAACGGGGAAAGATCCTCGAATTCGTCCGCGCCACGTTCACCGACGACCCCGTGCACACCGACCCCGGACTCGCAGCGGAGAACGGGTTCTCGGGCGCCCCGGCCACCGCCACCCATGTGGTGGTCGCGGGTCACCACCGCGACCAGCGGACCTTCGTGGAGAGACTCGGCCTGGAACTGAGCCGGGTCGTGGTGGGTTCGGTCGACTGGACCTACCGGCGCCCCCTGGTGGCCGGGGACACCCTGCGGGGCACCCGTCGCGTCGTCGGCGACGAGACCCGCGAAGGGCGCCGTGGCGGCACCATGCGCCTGATCACACTGGAGACCGAGTTCGTCGACGGGCGGGGCGAACTCGCCGTGACCCAGCGCGAGGTGCTGATCGAGAGGGGCCGGCCATGA
- a CDS encoding acyl-CoA dehydrogenase family protein has translation MDLSDAPDEARFRHDARTWLRRSLPTLPWPEPADLVEKAPFWRMWQRMLFDAGYAGLTWPKEYGGQGLDERMRALFSEECDHAGAPERLNTIGEDFTGPTIAHFGTAAQKERYLRPILSGEEIWCQLFSEPDSGSDLASLRTRATRVDGGWRITGQKIWTSRAQLAAHAILLARTGGGERHKGITYFLLPMDSAGVTVRPLAHMLGEAEFNEVFLDDVFVPDDAVVGEVDGGWRVAMATLGFERVAIATGRVNTTKAVEDIVADVRAKKAADGSRLGADPQVRQKVADLWGRALVHRAIGQRVISGAVSDGPPGPVTSIGKLYFCPLVEDLADFRLSLEPLGDQFALADEHAEAQWWLRLANQARGTAIAGGSTFIQRNIVAERILGMPRS, from the coding sequence ATGGATCTGTCCGACGCTCCCGACGAGGCCCGGTTCCGGCACGACGCACGGACCTGGCTTCGGCGCAGCCTTCCCACCCTTCCCTGGCCGGAGCCGGCCGACCTGGTGGAGAAGGCGCCGTTCTGGCGCATGTGGCAGCGGATGCTCTTCGACGCCGGCTACGCCGGACTCACCTGGCCGAAGGAGTACGGCGGACAGGGACTGGACGAGCGGATGCGCGCGCTCTTCAGCGAGGAGTGCGATCACGCCGGGGCGCCGGAGCGGCTCAACACCATCGGCGAGGACTTCACGGGCCCGACCATCGCGCACTTCGGCACCGCCGCACAGAAGGAGCGCTACCTGCGGCCCATCCTGAGCGGCGAGGAGATCTGGTGCCAGCTGTTCTCCGAGCCGGACTCCGGCTCGGATCTCGCCTCCCTGCGCACCAGGGCGACCAGGGTCGACGGCGGCTGGCGGATCACCGGACAGAAGATCTGGACCAGCCGCGCCCAACTCGCCGCCCACGCGATCCTGCTGGCGCGCACCGGCGGGGGCGAACGGCACAAGGGCATCACCTACTTCCTGCTGCCCATGGACAGCGCGGGTGTCACCGTCCGGCCGCTCGCGCACATGCTCGGCGAGGCCGAGTTCAACGAGGTGTTCCTCGACGACGTCTTCGTGCCCGACGACGCCGTGGTGGGCGAGGTCGACGGCGGCTGGCGGGTCGCCATGGCCACCCTGGGCTTCGAACGGGTCGCCATCGCCACCGGCCGGGTCAACACCACCAAGGCCGTCGAGGACATCGTCGCCGACGTCCGCGCCAAGAAGGCCGCCGACGGCAGCCGCCTCGGCGCCGACCCCCAGGTGCGGCAGAAGGTCGCCGACCTGTGGGGCCGGGCACTGGTGCACCGCGCGATCGGCCAGCGGGTGATCTCCGGCGCGGTGTCCGACGGTCCGCCCGGTCCCGTGACGTCGATCGGCAAGCTCTACTTCTGCCCGCTCGTCGAGGACCTCGCCGACTTCCGGCTGTCCCTGGAGCCGCTGGGCGACCAGTTCGCCCTAGCGGACGAGCACGCCGAGGCGCAGTGGTGGCTGCGGCTCGCCAACCAGGCCCGGGGCACCGCGATCGCAGGCGGCTCGACCTTCATCCAGCGCAACATCGTCGCCGAGCGGATCCTCGGCATGCCGAGGAGCTGA
- a CDS encoding acyl-CoA dehydrogenase family protein yields the protein MSWSVPEDVVRLVKDLDVFIDAEIKPLQDEHPQFFDHRREYARTDWERDGYPAAAWREVLAEMRRRADAAGFYRYPLPAALGGHDGSNLAMAVVREHLTTRGPGLHFPHADEASVVANLPLALVLHEYGTAEQKERYLDRYVRGEIEIAFGLTEPDHGSDATYLRTTAERDGDDWIITGEKRFNSLSDAAEVDLVFARTSGQDGKARGITAFLVPTDAPGFEIVGNHWTFNMPSDHPEVRLTGVRVPADAVLGELDRGLDLAQLFVHENRIRQAASSLGAAQFCIDRSVEYAQRRVVFGKPLHEHQGVQWQLVELQTEAELVRNTIHRTAALMDERGKTAVSDKVAMVNMRGNQLACKAADRAIQVHGGMGYTRALPFEHIYRHHRRYRITEGTDELQMRRIAASMFDFGSRR from the coding sequence CCCGCACCGACTGGGAGCGCGACGGCTACCCGGCAGCCGCCTGGCGGGAGGTGCTCGCGGAGATGCGACGGCGGGCCGACGCGGCCGGATTCTACCGCTATCCGCTGCCCGCGGCGCTCGGCGGACACGACGGATCCAACCTGGCGATGGCCGTCGTCCGGGAGCACCTGACCACCCGCGGCCCCGGGCTGCACTTCCCGCACGCGGACGAGGCGTCCGTGGTGGCGAACCTGCCGCTGGCCCTGGTGCTGCACGAGTACGGGACGGCCGAGCAGAAGGAGCGGTACCTCGACCGGTACGTCCGGGGCGAGATCGAGATCGCCTTCGGGCTCACCGAACCCGACCACGGCAGCGACGCCACCTACCTGCGGACCACGGCGGAACGCGACGGCGACGACTGGATCATCACGGGCGAGAAGCGGTTCAACAGCCTCTCCGACGCCGCCGAGGTCGACCTGGTCTTCGCCAGGACCTCGGGACAGGACGGCAAGGCCCGGGGGATCACCGCCTTCCTGGTGCCCACCGACGCGCCCGGCTTCGAGATCGTCGGCAACCACTGGACGTTCAACATGCCGAGCGACCATCCCGAGGTCCGCCTCACCGGCGTACGGGTACCCGCCGACGCGGTGCTCGGCGAGCTCGACCGGGGCCTGGACCTCGCCCAGCTCTTCGTCCACGAGAACCGCATCAGGCAGGCCGCCTCCTCGCTGGGCGCGGCACAGTTCTGCATCGACCGCAGCGTCGAGTACGCCCAGCGGCGCGTGGTCTTCGGCAAGCCCCTGCACGAGCACCAGGGGGTGCAGTGGCAGCTCGTCGAGCTGCAGACCGAGGCCGAGCTGGTGCGCAACACGATCCACAGGACCGCCGCGTTGATGGACGAGCGGGGGAAGACGGCGGTCTCGGACAAGGTCGCCATGGTGAACATGCGCGGGAACCAGCTCGCCTGCAAGGCGGCGGACCGGGCGATCCAGGTCCACGGCGGAATGGGGTACACCCGGGCGCTCCCGTTCGAGCACATCTACCGTCACCATCGCCGCTACCGCATCACCGAGGGCACCGACGAACTGCAGATGCGCCGTATCGCGGCGAGCATGTTCGACTTCGGTTCCCGCCGCTGA
- a CDS encoding MaoC family dehydratase, whose amino-acid sequence MRTPPVAAVGDRPPPRRVGPLTQTHIVRFAGAGGDFNPLHHDGAFAATAGFDRPIAMGQLTAALLAAWLTDWCGVENLREYGVRFTAPLAIGDVVELSGEVTSLAPGDDARTLATMELAATRDGTTLMSGRAVIVVADG is encoded by the coding sequence ATGAGGACACCGCCGGTGGCCGCCGTGGGCGACCGTCCCCCGCCACGACGCGTCGGACCCCTCACCCAGACGCACATCGTGCGCTTCGCGGGCGCCGGCGGTGACTTCAATCCGCTGCACCACGACGGAGCCTTCGCCGCCACGGCCGGTTTCGACCGGCCGATCGCGATGGGACAGCTGACGGCCGCACTGCTGGCCGCCTGGCTCACCGACTGGTGCGGCGTGGAGAACCTGCGGGAGTACGGCGTCCGCTTCACCGCGCCCCTGGCGATCGGGGACGTCGTCGAGCTGTCCGGGGAGGTCACCTCGCTCGCACCGGGGGACGACGCCCGGACCCTGGCGACGATGGAACTGGCCGCGACCAGGGACGGCACGACGCTCATGTCGGGCCGCGCGGTGATCGTCGTCGCCGACGGCTGA